A genome region from Akkermansiaceae bacterium includes the following:
- a CDS encoding WGR domain-containing protein, with translation MNISITSTSLHFREGNSDKEYHVAVEPEGEGYIVTYAYGRRGSTLTTGRKTQHIVTLTEANKIHDQLVRQKTAKGYRPAGESRQPDRTSTTDGQDSGIRCQLLNPVDESELDRLLGSDAICLQEKFDGRRLMVRKRGDEITGINRRGLIIPIPEPIRHALKELPVDVLIDGEAVGDTLHAFDLLEVKGHDIRGNAYLSRFAGLLTLLDPEHKHLRPVNTHMEAEEKRAMFETFRRCGSEGVVFKEIDAPFSPGRPNSGGRHLKFKFVESASFIVTGHNAKRSVTLGLLAEDGGGIVPAGKVTIPPNHRIPAVGAVADCRFLYAFRESGSIYQPVYLGEREDIPAEDCTTAQLKYKAEPMQVAA, from the coding sequence TCAGCATCACCAGCACGTCCCTCCATTTCCGCGAGGGCAACTCAGACAAGGAATACCACGTCGCCGTCGAGCCGGAGGGCGAGGGCTACATCGTCACCTACGCCTATGGCCGCAGGGGCTCAACCCTCACCACCGGTAGGAAGACCCAGCACATCGTCACGCTCACCGAAGCGAACAAAATCCACGACCAGCTCGTCCGCCAGAAGACCGCGAAAGGCTACCGCCCCGCCGGGGAGTCCCGCCAGCCCGACCGCACCAGCACAACCGACGGACAGGACAGCGGCATCCGCTGCCAGCTCCTCAACCCTGTTGACGAATCCGAACTCGACCGGCTCCTCGGCAGCGATGCCATCTGCCTCCAGGAAAAGTTCGACGGACGCCGCCTCATGGTTCGCAAACGCGGGGACGAGATCACCGGTATCAACCGCCGTGGACTCATCATCCCCATCCCGGAACCCATCCGCCACGCCTTGAAAGAACTCCCCGTGGATGTCCTCATCGACGGCGAGGCGGTCGGCGACACCCTCCACGCCTTCGACCTCCTTGAGGTGAAAGGCCACGACATCCGGGGCAACGCCTACCTGTCACGCTTCGCCGGGCTGCTCACCCTCCTCGATCCCGAACACAAGCACCTCCGCCCCGTGAACACCCACATGGAGGCTGAGGAGAAACGCGCCATGTTCGAGACCTTCCGCCGATGCGGCAGCGAGGGGGTCGTCTTTAAGGAGATCGACGCACCGTTCAGCCCCGGCCGCCCGAACTCCGGTGGTAGACACCTGAAGTTTAAGTTCGTCGAGAGCGCCTCGTTCATCGTCACCGGGCACAACGCCAAGCGCAGCGTCACCCTCGGCCTGCTCGCGGAGGACGGCGGAGGCATCGTCCCCGCAGGCAAGGTCACCATCCCACCGAACCACCGGATCCCGGCAGTCGGTGCCGTCGCGGATTGTCGCTTCCTCTACGCCTTCCGGGAAAGCGGCAGCATCTACCAGCCTGTCTATCTTGGCGAACGGGAGGACATCCCCGCCGAGGACTGCACCACCGCTCAGCTGAAATACAAAGCCGAGCCAATGCAGGT